The genomic DNA GAGGAATGACATGGAATATCATATTACTACACCTTTAAAAGATGAAGATATAAAAAAATTAAGAACTGGAGATACAGTTAAAATAACAGGAGTTATGTATACAGCAAGAGATGCTGCTCATGCAAGACTTGTAAAATTATTAGAAGAAGGAAAAGAATTACCTGTTGATTTAAAAGGACAAGTAATCTTTTATGTAGGACCAACACCTGCAAAACCAGGAAGACCAATAGGTAGTGCTGGACCAACTACAAGTTATAGAATGGATGCATATGCACCTGCTTTACTAAGAGTTGGATTAAAAGGAATGATTGGTAAAGGTGCTAGATCACAAGAAGTTAAAGATGCTATAAAATCTGAAAAAGCTGTTTACTTTGCAGCTGTTGGAGGAACTGCAGCTTTAATTGCAAAATCAATAAAAAAAGCTGAATTAATTACATATGAAGATTTAGGAGCAGAAGCTTTAAGAAGACTTGAAGTAGTAGATTTCCCAGCTATTGTTATAAATGATATTTATGGTGGAGATCTTTATGAAGAAGGTCAAGCTAAATGGA from Fusobacterium hominis includes the following:
- a CDS encoding Fe-S-containing hydro-lyase — protein: MEYHITTPLKDEDIKKLRTGDTVKITGVMYTARDAAHARLVKLLEEGKELPVDLKGQVIFYVGPTPAKPGRPIGSAGPTTSYRMDAYAPALLRVGLKGMIGKGARSQEVKDAIKSEKAVYFAAVGGTAALIAKSIKKAELITYEDLGAEALRRLEVVDFPAIVINDIYGGDLYEEGQAKWNELDK